A window of the candidate division KSB1 bacterium genome harbors these coding sequences:
- a CDS encoding glycosidase yields the protein MKDVAGFGQFSELFRRHPRNPILTASEWPYPANAVFNPGAVQFDGATLLLARVEDMRGFSHLTVARSADGVSNWQIDPQPTFAPHPEQHPEELWGVEDPRIVWLEELERYAITYTAFSERGPLVSLAMTKDFRTFERRGPIMPPEDKDSSLFPRRFKGRWLLIHRPMPVTPGAGAHIWVSYSPDLTHWGDHRILLEARQGGWWDARKIGLNTPPIETPEGWLIIYHGVRTTAAGAIYRLGLALLDLEEPTRVISRSDTWVFGPRDLYERVGDVADVVFPCGAILDPVTKEIRLYYGAADTTIALATANLNDLIAHLKGKK from the coding sequence ATGAAAGATGTCGCTGGCTTTGGACAGTTCTCTGAGCTGTTTCGTCGCCATCCCAGGAACCCGATTCTGACCGCTTCCGAGTGGCCGTACCCGGCCAACGCGGTCTTTAACCCTGGTGCCGTGCAGTTCGACGGAGCGACGCTCTTGCTTGCCCGTGTGGAAGACATGCGCGGCTTCTCTCACCTGACGGTGGCGCGCAGCGCCGACGGTGTTTCCAACTGGCAGATTGACCCACAGCCGACCTTTGCTCCCCACCCAGAACAACACCCCGAAGAGTTGTGGGGCGTGGAGGACCCCCGGATTGTGTGGCTGGAGGAGCTGGAGCGCTACGCGATTACCTACACTGCTTTCTCAGAACGCGGCCCGCTGGTCTCGCTGGCCATGACCAAGGATTTTCGCACCTTTGAGCGACGTGGCCCAATCATGCCGCCCGAGGACAAGGATTCATCGCTCTTTCCCAGACGGTTCAAGGGGCGGTGGCTGCTCATCCATAGGCCCATGCCGGTGACTCCAGGGGCCGGGGCGCACATCTGGGTGTCCTATTCGCCCGACCTCACCCATTGGGGCGATCACAGGATCCTGCTTGAGGCACGGCAAGGCGGGTGGTGGGACGCGCGCAAGATTGGCCTGAACACGCCGCCCATTGAGACGCCCGAGGGGTGGCTCATCATCTACCACGGTGTGCGCACCACGGCTGCGGGGGCCATCTACCGGTTAGGGCTTGCCCTATTGGACCTGGAGGAACCGACGCGCGTCATCTCTCGCTCGGATACCTGGGTCTTCGGGCCGCGCGACCTGTACGAGCGCGTGGGCGACGTGGCAGACGTCGTGTTCCCCTGCGGCGCGATACTCGACCCGGTGACAAAAGAGATACGCCTCTACTACGGAGCGGCGGACACCACCATTGCCCTGGCTACCGCGAACCTAAATGATCTCATTGCCCACCTGAAGGGTAAGAAGTGA
- a CDS encoding extracellular solute-binding protein — MTVRLSHVRLMFAAAVVCSQLLLLAHCAKRPVATGSRLVYWSANNQYEVDLARELVARWNSLHPESPVTHQPVPESQSTEEAILAAVVGKTTPDVFSNMWPGDVEAYARAGQLVPLDTFPDFAEVIGSRVDPALLEEARSSDGHIYQIPWKTNPVMVIFNREMLAEAGYDHFPRTYSEYLQAAERVARDTNGDGHIDRWMGITDIRALWWQRFFDFYPLYIAATGGHTLLEDGEVAFDNQQAVEVFSFLRTLFARGNFPKERMVGRTDVFLQGIVASRFTGPWEIRHAEKFKPEGFIYDFAPVPRPDGVSGPVYTYGDIKNIVIFSNTRQPRLAWEFAKFLVSREADLLLLEMSDQLPLRANLLEDQLFAPYFSKSPFMRRFADQARFVRGTDTSPVLKEVFDILSNEFEACVVYGVKTPAKAIEDAARQARLVLE, encoded by the coding sequence ATGACCGTGCGCCTTTCTCACGTCCGACTCATGTTCGCCGCGGCAGTGGTTTGCAGCCAGCTGCTGCTGCTCGCTCACTGCGCCAAGAGGCCTGTGGCGACGGGGAGCCGCCTGGTCTACTGGTCAGCGAACAACCAGTATGAAGTCGACTTGGCCAGAGAGCTTGTGGCGCGATGGAACTCCCTGCACCCGGAGAGCCCGGTGACGCATCAACCGGTGCCGGAGAGCCAGTCCACCGAAGAGGCGATCCTGGCAGCCGTGGTGGGCAAGACTACCCCGGATGTCTTTTCCAACATGTGGCCAGGAGACGTGGAGGCCTACGCCCGCGCCGGGCAACTTGTCCCATTGGACACCTTCCCCGACTTTGCCGAGGTCATCGGCTCTCGCGTGGATCCTGCGCTCTTGGAGGAGGCCCGTTCATCCGATGGCCACATCTACCAGATCCCATGGAAGACGAACCCGGTAATGGTCATCTTCAATCGGGAGATGCTTGCGGAAGCGGGCTACGACCATTTTCCAAGAACCTATTCCGAGTATCTGCAGGCGGCAGAAAGGGTCGCGCGCGACACCAACGGCGATGGCCACATCGACCGTTGGATGGGCATCACCGACATCCGCGCCCTGTGGTGGCAGCGTTTTTTCGACTTCTACCCACTCTACATCGCCGCCACAGGCGGCCACACCCTCCTGGAGGACGGCGAGGTCGCCTTCGACAACCAGCAGGCGGTTGAAGTGTTCAGCTTCTTGCGGACGCTTTTCGCCCGCGGCAATTTCCCCAAGGAACGCATGGTCGGGCGCACTGACGTCTTCCTGCAAGGGATAGTGGCGTCGCGCTTTACCGGCCCCTGGGAGATCAGGCATGCGGAGAAGTTTAAGCCAGAGGGCTTCATCTACGACTTCGCCCCGGTGCCACGCCCGGATGGGGTGAGCGGGCCGGTGTACACCTACGGCGACATCAAGAACATCGTCATCTTTAGCAACACCCGTCAACCGCGGCTGGCGTGGGAATTTGCCAAGTTCCTGGTCAGTCGCGAAGCCGACCTTCTCCTTTTGGAGATGAGCGACCAGCTCCCCTTGCGGGCCAACCTTCTCGAGGACCAGCTCTTTGCCCCGTATTTCTCCAAGAGCCCCTTCATGAGGCGCTTTGCCGACCAGGCCCGATTCGTGCGCGGCACCGACACCAGCCCAGTGCTCAAAGAGGTCTTTGACATCTTGTCCAACGAGTTTGAAGCCTGCGTGGTGTACGGGGTGAAGACGCCGGCAAAGGCCATCGAGGACGCTGCACGCCAAGCGCGACTGGTACTGGAGTAG
- a CDS encoding peptidylprolyl isomerase, producing the protein MRRAQLQCGWAILGALLLSLLQCGRCRDNSPLVARVGDRGISQQQFALRCELAIRPQVRGTPEEQKRALLELLIDEKLLALEAEAQGLHRDERFQEAVALCADLAAARALYAREVQDKVQLTPEEVAAAAQHMRQIRTVQFFLTKNQAEAEEARQQLLASGSFAQLLRKLGPMAADTTRFRFATRWGDIEQALDDALFQLRIGQISPVVNTSRGYVVCRVDSIVFAPALTETDAAEVRHKASKILRARKEAVRADAYVKEVMRDKQVEVDERAFNILANAVQRHIDFAGGTLPPLAERQILLTDEVVGSTAQELAGAADMVVLRFAGGQWTIGEVLKRWRVLRPPIGTSSPSACRSSLARTLSTMVRDHFLAQEAKRKDLYKSPQVREEIAMWRDYFLAELMLRQLRANASPGGSVRSHFAQLRARYPVERNLRPLQSVTLTRIPLVGVRPGQYGALAVPPWPIWDEGEQ; encoded by the coding sequence GTGCGTCGCGCGCAGCTTCAGTGTGGATGGGCAATTCTTGGGGCACTCCTGCTCTCTTTGCTCCAGTGTGGGCGCTGCAGGGACAATTCGCCCCTTGTGGCACGGGTTGGGGATCGTGGCATCAGCCAACAGCAGTTCGCCTTGCGTTGCGAGCTGGCGATCAGGCCGCAGGTCAGAGGAACGCCGGAGGAGCAGAAGAGGGCGTTGTTAGAGCTGCTCATCGACGAGAAGCTGCTGGCGCTGGAGGCCGAGGCTCAAGGCCTGCATCGCGATGAGCGCTTCCAGGAGGCCGTGGCGCTGTGCGCCGATCTTGCGGCAGCGCGGGCTCTCTACGCGCGTGAGGTGCAAGACAAGGTGCAACTGACCCCGGAGGAGGTTGCTGCCGCCGCCCAGCACATGAGACAGATCCGCACCGTTCAGTTCTTCCTGACGAAGAATCAGGCTGAAGCCGAGGAGGCGCGTCAACAGCTGCTCGCCTCCGGCTCATTCGCGCAGCTCTTGCGCAAATTGGGCCCGATGGCTGCCGACACAACGCGCTTCCGCTTTGCCACCCGGTGGGGCGACATCGAGCAAGCCTTGGACGATGCCCTCTTCCAGCTGCGCATCGGCCAGATATCGCCCGTGGTCAACACTTCCCGTGGCTATGTGGTGTGCCGGGTGGATTCCATTGTGTTCGCGCCCGCACTGACGGAAACGGATGCAGCCGAGGTCCGTCACAAGGCCAGCAAGATTCTGCGGGCCCGCAAGGAGGCCGTGCGGGCCGATGCCTACGTCAAAGAGGTGATGCGCGACAAGCAGGTAGAAGTCGACGAGCGAGCCTTCAACATCCTGGCCAATGCAGTCCAGCGCCACATCGACTTTGCCGGTGGCACCCTCCCCCCTCTTGCCGAACGTCAGATACTGCTCACCGACGAGGTGGTCGGGTCAACCGCGCAGGAACTTGCCGGAGCAGCCGACATGGTCGTGCTTCGCTTTGCGGGCGGCCAGTGGACCATCGGCGAGGTGCTGAAGCGCTGGCGGGTTCTACGTCCGCCCATCGGCACATCTTCCCCCAGTGCCTGCCGCTCGTCACTGGCACGGACGTTGAGCACGATGGTGCGCGACCACTTCCTGGCGCAGGAGGCAAAGCGCAAGGACCTCTACAAGTCGCCCCAGGTGAGGGAAGAGATTGCCATGTGGCGGGACTACTTTCTTGCGGAGCTCATGCTGCGGCAGCTACGCGCCAATGCCAGCCCGGGGGGTTCGGTGCGCAGCCATTTTGCCCAGCTCCGTGCGCGCTACCCTGTGGAGCGCAACCTCCGGCCGCTGCAGTCGGTAACGCTGACGCGCATCCCGCTGGTCGGGGTACGACCAGGTCAGTACGGGGCACTGGCGGTCCCGCCCTGGCCGATTTGGGACGAAGGGGAGCAATAA
- a CDS encoding YifB family Mg chelatase-like AAA ATPase encodes MLGSALSATVLGIDAYIVKVEAHLESGLPSFATVGLPDGAVRESKERVSAAIKNTGFRLSPKRVTVNLAPADVKKEGSAFDLPMAIAILAATKQVSTSLLDQFALVGELALDGVIRPVRGVLPIAVALRNNNIRGIIVPEENAREAAMTQGLTVIPVRHLREAVDFLDGRINPEAFTVDLQEVFSQSRHYDIDFQDVKGQEHVKRALEVAAAGGHNILMIGPPGSGKTMLAKRIPTILPDLTFEEALETTKIHSVGGLLPPNTALIATRPFRSPHHTISDAGLIGGGTIPKPGEVSLAHFGVLFLDELPEFKKNVLEVLRQPLEDGKVTISRAMMSLTYPAEFMLVAAMNPCPCGYRTDPTHECSCTPPQIQRYLSRVSGPLLDRIDLHVEVPAVKYRELAGKTVGEPSAVIRERVVRAREIQLRRFRDRKALFCNARMESKDIRRYCPVDSRSEELLRTAITRLGFSARAYDRVLKVARTIADLEGSEEIRPEFVSEAIQYRTLDRNWML; translated from the coding sequence ATGCTTGGCAGTGCACTGAGCGCGACAGTTTTGGGCATCGACGCTTACATCGTAAAAGTCGAGGCCCACCTCGAATCGGGTCTCCCCTCCTTCGCGACGGTTGGCCTTCCCGACGGCGCGGTGCGGGAGTCAAAGGAGAGAGTCAGTGCTGCCATTAAGAACACCGGCTTCCGCCTCTCTCCCAAGAGAGTCACCGTCAACCTGGCGCCCGCGGACGTCAAGAAGGAAGGCTCGGCATTTGACCTCCCCATGGCCATCGCCATTCTGGCGGCCACCAAGCAAGTTTCCACGAGTCTGCTGGATCAGTTTGCGCTGGTGGGTGAGCTGGCTCTGGATGGCGTGATCCGTCCGGTGCGCGGCGTGCTGCCCATCGCGGTGGCGCTGCGCAACAATAACATCCGCGGGATCATTGTGCCGGAAGAGAACGCCAGGGAGGCGGCGATGACGCAAGGACTCACCGTCATCCCAGTCCGGCATCTGCGCGAAGCAGTGGACTTTCTCGATGGCCGCATCAACCCAGAGGCATTCACCGTCGACCTGCAGGAGGTTTTCTCGCAGAGCAGGCATTACGACATCGACTTCCAGGACGTGAAGGGCCAGGAGCATGTCAAGCGTGCCTTAGAAGTGGCGGCAGCCGGCGGACACAACATCCTCATGATTGGGCCTCCCGGCTCCGGCAAAACGATGCTCGCCAAGCGGATCCCGACGATTCTCCCGGATTTGACCTTCGAGGAGGCGTTGGAGACCACAAAGATTCACTCCGTGGGGGGCCTTCTCCCACCCAACACGGCGCTCATTGCCACTCGCCCCTTCCGTTCGCCGCACCACACCATCAGCGACGCCGGCCTGATTGGCGGCGGCACCATCCCCAAGCCGGGCGAAGTGAGCCTTGCGCACTTTGGTGTGCTGTTCCTGGACGAGTTACCGGAGTTCAAGAAGAACGTGTTGGAGGTGCTGCGCCAGCCACTCGAGGACGGCAAGGTGACCATCTCCCGCGCCATGATGTCGCTGACCTATCCGGCCGAGTTCATGTTGGTCGCCGCCATGAACCCCTGTCCCTGCGGCTACCGCACCGATCCGACACATGAATGCTCTTGCACCCCGCCACAGATTCAGCGCTATCTCTCTAGGGTTTCCGGGCCGCTTCTGGACCGCATCGACCTGCACGTGGAGGTGCCAGCGGTCAAGTACCGGGAGCTGGCGGGCAAGACGGTGGGGGAGCCTTCGGCGGTCATTCGGGAGAGAGTCGTGCGGGCGCGGGAGATTCAGTTGCGCCGCTTCCGTGACCGAAAGGCGCTTTTCTGCAACGCGCGCATGGAGTCGAAGGATATCCGCCGCTACTGTCCGGTCGACAGCAGGAGCGAAGAGCTGCTGCGTACGGCCATCACTCGCCTTGGGTTTTCTGCCCGTGCCTACGACCGCGTGCTGAAAGTGGCACGCACCATCGCCGACCTGGAAGGAAGTGAAGAGATTCGCCCCGAGTTCGTGAGCGAAGCAATCCAGTACCGCACCCTGGACAGGAATTGGATGCTGTGA
- a CDS encoding carbohydrate ABC transporter permease, translated as MRSVRPHFVHATKKASLYALLLCWSLVCLYPFVWMLSATLRPEAEIGRLNPIPGRLTLESYRLVFTKIPIARAFANSLFVSLSATAGVLIFTSMIGYALSRLRFRGRDGIFAVVLFTMTLPFQITLIPTYVLMVKFGWNDTYYALIVPYMINAFAIVVFRQYFKSVPQELLDAARIDGCSDFGILFRIMWPLSVPALITVAILTFMNIWNEVLWPIIVIRKWELMTMPQLVALFAVGGKAEGLLGVRLAAAALLALPIVIAYAFFQRYFIASMATTGLKS; from the coding sequence ATGAGGAGTGTGCGGCCACATTTCGTTCATGCCACAAAGAAGGCCAGCCTCTACGCACTTCTCCTCTGCTGGAGTCTCGTGTGCCTCTACCCGTTTGTCTGGATGCTCTCGGCGACGTTGCGGCCAGAGGCAGAGATCGGCCGTCTAAACCCCATTCCAGGGAGGTTGACCCTGGAAAGCTATCGTCTGGTGTTCACCAAGATTCCCATCGCGCGGGCGTTCGCCAACAGCCTATTTGTCTCGCTCTCCGCCACCGCCGGGGTGCTGATCTTCACCTCGATGATTGGCTACGCGCTCTCGCGCCTGCGCTTCCGGGGTCGCGACGGGATCTTCGCTGTGGTGCTGTTCACCATGACCCTCCCCTTCCAGATAACGCTCATTCCGACCTACGTGCTCATGGTCAAGTTCGGCTGGAATGACACCTACTACGCCCTCATAGTGCCGTACATGATCAATGCCTTCGCCATTGTAGTGTTTCGGCAGTATTTTAAGAGCGTGCCGCAGGAGTTGTTGGATGCAGCGCGGATCGATGGCTGCTCTGACTTTGGAATCCTGTTTCGCATCATGTGGCCCTTGTCGGTGCCGGCATTGATCACCGTGGCCATTCTCACTTTCATGAACATCTGGAACGAAGTCCTGTGGCCGATCATCGTCATTCGCAAATGGGAACTCATGACCATGCCGCAGTTAGTTGCGCTCTTTGCGGTGGGAGGCAAGGCAGAGGGTTTGCTGGGCGTGCGCCTGGCTGCCGCAGCGCTGCTGGCGCTGCCCATCGTCATTGCCTATGCCTTTTTCCAGCGCTACTTCATTGCGAGCATGGCCACAACTGGGCTGAAGAGCTGA
- a CDS encoding sugar ABC transporter permease encodes MDERHLTSHNPAVSTSTGRPSMGHRRRHHTASAGYVLVLPYIAHFLTFVAFPLVFSFVLIFHRWDILSPMQWIGLGNVHRLLHDRLFFRALANTGIFLLIHIPLQIVIALALAVFLNQKLRLRGFFRAVFFLPVVVSGVVTTMLWDSLYAQDTGVLNNVLSSLGLGRVPWLTSPTMAMPSIAIMATWKNVGLYIVLFLVGLQSVPQHLYEAADIEGASQWRKFRHITLPMVNPTVVMVVILSTIGGFSLFIEPYIMTGGGPIRSTLSAVLYIYHQAFQFNHMGYAATLGFFFALIVFMVVLLQKRVVEQETGL; translated from the coding sequence ATGGACGAACGCCACCTCACCTCACACAATCCTGCAGTGAGCACCAGCACCGGGCGTCCCAGCATGGGCCACCGCAGAAGGCACCACACTGCCAGTGCCGGCTACGTGCTCGTACTCCCGTACATAGCCCACTTCTTGACCTTCGTCGCCTTTCCGCTGGTCTTTTCCTTCGTGCTCATCTTCCATCGCTGGGACATTCTGTCACCCATGCAATGGATTGGCCTGGGCAACGTGCACCGTCTGCTCCACGACCGTCTCTTTTTCCGCGCCCTTGCAAATACCGGCATCTTTTTGCTCATCCACATCCCTCTGCAGATCGTCATCGCCTTAGCCTTGGCAGTCTTCCTGAATCAGAAATTGCGCCTGCGAGGCTTTTTCCGCGCGGTCTTTTTTCTCCCCGTGGTGGTTTCGGGCGTGGTGACCACCATGCTCTGGGACAGCCTCTATGCCCAAGACACGGGGGTGTTGAACAATGTGCTCTCGTCGCTCGGTCTGGGCCGCGTTCCCTGGCTGACAAGCCCGACCATGGCGATGCCGTCCATTGCCATCATGGCCACCTGGAAGAACGTGGGGTTGTACATCGTGCTCTTCTTGGTGGGCCTGCAGAGTGTGCCGCAGCACCTGTACGAGGCTGCCGACATCGAAGGCGCCTCGCAGTGGCGCAAGTTCCGCCACATCACCCTGCCGATGGTCAATCCCACGGTGGTGATGGTGGTGATTCTGTCCACCATCGGGGGCTTTTCGCTGTTCATCGAGCCCTACATCATGACCGGGGGCGGGCCAATCCGCAGCACGCTGTCGGCCGTGCTCTACATCTACCATCAGGCTTTCCAATTCAACCACATGGGATATGCCGCAACACTGGGGTTCTTTTTCGCTCTCATCGTGTTCATGGTGGTGCTCCTCCAGAAGAGGGTAGTTGAGCAGGAGACCGGCCTATGA